In the genome of Paratractidigestivibacter faecalis, one region contains:
- a CDS encoding DUF975 family protein yields MKFLQGLYIALWSLLLVIPGIVKTYSYAMTPYIMSEHPSLTANEAITESRRIMNGNKWRLFCLDFSFIGWELLCSVPLYAEGFLVLKYFTGSEALAISLVLLLTIPLSIGFFLYTPMRKLHGLLSTAILPQHLPNRMKHIDFYIKIIVVVPFIGYDSKWPDQSKHRLKS; encoded by the coding sequence ATGAAATTCCTGCAGGGTCTGTACATCGCCCTCTGGTCGCTGCTGTTGGTGATTCCGGGAATCGTGAAAACATACAGCTATGCGATGACACCTTACATCATGTCCGAGCATCCTTCGCTGACCGCAAATGAAGCGATCACAGAATCCCGGCGGATCATGAATGGCAACAAATGGCGGCTGTTCTGTCTGGATTTCAGCTTCATTGGCTGGGAGCTGCTCTGTTCGGTGCCACTGTATGCCGAGGGTTTTCTGGTTCTCAAATATTTCACCGGTTCAGAGGCTCTGGCGATTTCTCTTGTTCTTCTGCTGACAATTCCATTGAGCATTGGCTTCTTTTTGTACACCCCTATGAGGAAGCTGCATGGGCTACTTTCTACCGCGATATTACCGCAGCACCTACCGAACCGGATGAAGCATATTGACTTTTATATTAAAATTATCGTTGTAGTTCCCTTCATCGGCTATGACTCTAAATGGCCGGATCAGAGTAAACATAGATTGAAAAGCTGA